The Aminithiophilus ramosus genome contains a region encoding:
- a CDS encoding HD domain-containing protein, whose translation MIGKGSTKKGDFRDWFVSFVGSYEEEGRLHPLLELKRDHSLRVAALARQIAGEIGTDVEEAEAVGLLHDAGRFPQYRDYGTFYDALSVDHGCLGRTVIEGALDRGELALDGKLRLPLLTAVEHHNALALPEGLDGTALVLASLVRDADKVDIFSVVRHWFEAGRAGELLPRLEPEGNLSPGLLEEWDREGRLTHRHIRTLSDFLVLQLSWIDDVNYAPALALLVERGNLDWIAARLPDEGRTVALGTVERARSRIAGTF comes from the coding sequence ATGATAGGAAAAGGTTCCACTAAAAAGGGCGACTTTCGGGACTGGTTCGTCTCCTTCGTCGGCTCCTACGAAGAAGAGGGACGACTTCATCCCCTGCTGGAGCTGAAACGGGATCACAGCCTCCGCGTCGCCGCCCTGGCCCGGCAGATCGCCGGAGAGATCGGAACCGACGTCGAGGAGGCCGAGGCCGTGGGGCTCCTCCACGACGCGGGACGCTTCCCCCAGTACCGCGACTACGGGACCTTCTACGACGCCCTCTCCGTCGATCACGGATGTCTGGGCCGGACCGTCATCGAAGGGGCTCTGGACAGGGGAGAGCTCGCCCTCGACGGCAAGCTGCGCCTTCCCCTATTGACGGCCGTCGAACACCACAACGCCCTGGCCCTGCCCGAGGGCCTCGACGGAACGGCCCTCGTCCTCGCCTCCCTGGTCCGCGACGCCGACAAGGTCGACATCTTCTCCGTCGTCCGCCACTGGTTCGAGGCCGGACGGGCCGGAGAACTCCTCCCCCGTCTGGAGCCGGAAGGGAACCTCTCTCCGGGGCTGCTGGAGGAGTGGGACCGAGAGGGACGCCTGACCCACCGCCATATCCGGACCCTCTCCGACTTCCTCGTCCTCCAGCTCTCCTGGATCGACGACGTCAACTACGCCCCCGCCCTGGCCCTGCTCGTGGAGCGGGGCAATCTGGACTGGATCGCCGCCCGATTGCCCGACGAGGGACGGACCGTCGCCCTCGGGACCGTCGAGC